One Panicum virgatum strain AP13 chromosome 9K, P.virgatum_v5, whole genome shotgun sequence genomic region harbors:
- the LOC120648636 gene encoding glycine-rich cell wall structural protein 2-like: MAAMKLAAIGLVVLMSISLAEAARVARYSSSEGSGTGGGEGGGSANGAGSGSGSGVGSGVSGDRGGSAHGSGGGGGKGGGGGQYGGSGHGAGSGLGSGTSLAGSDPYGGSSSAGGSGGGWGAGKGGGYFGSIGYGVGGGSGHGFSESHPFYVGTIANANANSAGGGKGYGQNGGDGGGAGSGSGYGDAKP; the protein is encoded by the coding sequence ATGGCTGCCATGAAGCTTGCAGCTATAGGGCTCGTTGTGCTCATGAGTATTAGCTTAGCCGAGGCTGCAAGGGTAGCCAGGTACTCTAGCTCGGAAGGGTCTGGGACCGGAGGGGGAGAGGGCGGTGGATCCGCAAATGGTGCCGGATCAGGGTCCGGCAGCGGTGTTGGATCTGGTGTGAGCGGCGACCGCGGGGGTTCTGCCCATGGAagtggtggaggtggcggcaaaggtggcggcggtggacaGTATGGTGGTTCCGGACATGGAGCTGGATCTGGCTTGGGCTCCGGCACCAGCTTGGCTGGTTCGGACCCATATGGTGGATCTTCAAGTGCAggcgggagcggcggtggcTGGGGTGCTGGGAAAGGTGGAGGCTACTTTGGATCCATTGGTTACGGAGTCGGTGGTGGTAGTGGCCATGGATTTAGTGAGTCGCATCCATTTTATGTTGGCACCATTGCGAATGCAAATGCTAATAGCGCTGGTGGAGGCAAAGGCTACGGTCAAAATGGTGGTGACGGTGGTGGTGCAGGTAGTGGTTCCGGGTACGGCGATGCAAAACCTTGA
- the LOC120648638 gene encoding putative glycine-rich cell wall structural protein 1, with protein sequence MALSKLVALGFLALLSIGLSSAARVARYSTAEGKGEGQGEGIASGSGSASGSGDGFGSSDSSGTGGMYGISRAHARAGGGGNGSGGSGNGGAASGSGSGSGSSSSYSRGAGREWLSGGYANAGGSGDGAGAGQGDGSSSSTGHGYGSGSGTGSGTRYDDRGYYGGHSEAVGGGDGNGGGNGQNGGYGNGEGNGQGFGNSGYGSTSP encoded by the coding sequence ATGGCCCTTAGCAAACTTGTAGCTCTTGGGTTTCTTGCCCTCTTAAGCATTGGACTGTCCAGTGCTGCACGGGTAGCAAGATACTCCACTGCTGAAGGGAAAGGAGAGGGACAGGGAGAGGGTATTGCATCTGGGAGTGGTTCTGCTTCAGGATCTGGGGATGGCTTTGGGTCAAGTGACTCTAGTGGCACCGGTGGCATGTATGGGATAAGTAGGGCCCATGCTAGAGCCGGAGGCGGAGGCAATGGTAGTGGAGGTAGCGGAAATGGCGGAGCTGCATCTGGTTCTGGTTCGGGCTCCGGCTCTAGCTCAAGTTATAGCAGGGGTGCTGGAAGAGAGTGGCTTTCTGGTGGATATGCTAATGCCGGAGGTTCAGGTGACGGGGCTGGTGCCGGACAAGGCGATGGAAGTTCTAGTTCTACCGGTCATGGGTATGGATCTGGATCAGGCACTGGCTCTGGCACCCGATATGATGATCGTGGATATTATGGGGGGCACTCAGAGGCGGTTGGTGGTGGTGATGGCAATGGTGGAGGTAATGGGCAAAATGGTGGATATGGCAATGGTGAAGGTAACGGACAAGGGTTTGGAAATAGCGGCTACGGATCAACATCCCCCTAA